From Acidipropionibacterium acidipropionici, one genomic window encodes:
- a CDS encoding ACP S-malonyltransferase encodes MEDSTFAAHLQWLSAVADIDLVAHGTVSDEATIKDTAVAQPLLVASALATGWAVAPDLFSRADVLAGHSVGEIAAGAGAGAFSPEAAMVLVRERGRAMAQAAAVTETSMTAVIGGKPDEVVAAIEAAGLTPANYNGKGQIVAAGTVAQLAAFAENPPARTRLFPLTVAGAFHTVHMEPAVDHLREVAAAMPTSTPSVTLLSNRDGAVVADGRAFADRLVAQVAHPVRWDLCMDTMAARGVTGIMELAPAGTLTGIAKRNLKGVELFNLDTPDQLDEARAFVETHSHTTAEA; translated from the coding sequence ATGGAGGACTCGACCTTCGCCGCACACCTGCAGTGGCTCTCCGCCGTCGCCGACATCGATCTGGTCGCCCACGGCACCGTCTCCGACGAGGCCACCATCAAGGACACCGCCGTCGCCCAGCCCCTGCTGGTCGCCTCGGCGCTGGCCACCGGATGGGCCGTGGCGCCCGACCTCTTCTCCCGCGCCGATGTGCTGGCCGGCCACTCGGTCGGCGAGATCGCCGCGGGGGCGGGCGCCGGCGCCTTCTCCCCAGAGGCCGCCATGGTTCTGGTGCGTGAGCGCGGCCGAGCCATGGCGCAGGCCGCGGCGGTCACCGAGACCTCCATGACCGCGGTGATCGGCGGAAAGCCCGACGAGGTCGTCGCCGCCATCGAGGCCGCCGGGCTCACCCCCGCCAACTACAACGGCAAGGGCCAGATCGTGGCCGCCGGCACCGTCGCCCAGCTGGCCGCCTTCGCCGAGAACCCGCCGGCCCGCACCCGGCTCTTCCCGCTCACCGTCGCCGGAGCCTTCCACACCGTGCACATGGAGCCGGCCGTCGACCACCTGCGCGAGGTCGCCGCCGCCATGCCCACCTCGACCCCCTCGGTCACCCTGCTGTCCAACCGCGACGGCGCCGTCGTCGCCGACGGCCGGGCCTTCGCCGACCGCCTGGTGGCCCAGGTGGCCCACCCGGTGCGCTGGGACCTGTGCATGGACACGATGGCCGCCCGCGGCGTCACCGGCATCATGGAACTGGCTCCGGCTGGTACGTTGACCGGGATCGCCAAGCGCAATCTCAAGGGCGTCGAGCTGTTCAACCTCGACACGCCCGACCAGCTCGACGAGGCCCGCGCCTTCGTCGAGACGCACTCCCACACCACCGCGGAGGCCTGA
- a CDS encoding beta-ketoacyl-ACP synthase III — protein sequence MPESTRPTLAQAQGAPSSRILATGSVRGSRVVSNEEMCTMIDSTPEWIQQRTGITERRWATPEETPRSMAVEAARKALAKAGLEAADVDAVVIATVSHHRPSPSLATYVAHDLGATTAVAFDVNAACAGFGYSTSLADSMIRSGSAAHVLVIGVEKLSEMTNIADRGTAFLFSDGAGAVLFGPSDTPAVGPVVWGSASDKVETIEIEDWTQVADHPEVGHPLIAMAGRNVFKWAMTSVVRKAGEAIEKAGITPGDLDAFIPHQANDRITDAMLRHLKLPESVEVCHDIADMGNTSAASIPIAIDRMLERGQVHSGDLALIIGFGAGLVFAGQVVVLP from the coding sequence ATGCCCGAGTCAACCCGCCCCACCCTCGCCCAGGCGCAGGGGGCCCCGTCCTCAAGGATACTGGCCACCGGATCGGTGCGCGGCTCGCGTGTCGTCTCCAACGAGGAGATGTGCACCATGATCGACTCCACCCCGGAGTGGATCCAGCAGCGCACCGGCATCACCGAGAGGCGCTGGGCCACCCCCGAGGAGACGCCGCGTTCAATGGCGGTCGAGGCCGCCCGCAAGGCACTGGCCAAGGCCGGTCTGGAGGCCGCCGACGTCGACGCGGTCGTCATCGCGACCGTCTCCCACCACCGCCCCTCCCCCTCCCTGGCCACCTACGTCGCCCACGACCTGGGCGCGACCACGGCGGTGGCCTTCGACGTCAACGCCGCCTGCGCCGGGTTCGGGTACAGCACCTCCCTGGCCGACTCGATGATCCGTTCCGGATCGGCCGCCCACGTCCTGGTGATCGGGGTGGAGAAGCTCTCGGAGATGACCAACATCGCCGACCGCGGCACCGCCTTCCTGTTCTCCGACGGGGCCGGCGCGGTGCTCTTCGGGCCCTCCGACACCCCGGCGGTCGGACCGGTCGTCTGGGGATCGGCCTCCGACAAGGTCGAGACCATCGAGATCGAGGACTGGACGCAGGTCGCCGACCACCCGGAGGTGGGTCATCCGCTCATCGCGATGGCCGGCCGCAACGTCTTCAAGTGGGCGATGACCTCGGTGGTGCGCAAGGCGGGCGAGGCCATCGAGAAGGCCGGCATCACCCCCGGCGATCTGGACGCCTTCATCCCCCACCAGGCCAACGACCGCATCACCGACGCCATGCTGCGTCACCTCAAACTGCCCGAGTCGGTGGAGGTCTGCCACGACATCGCCGATATGGGCAACACCTCGGCGGCATCCATCCCGATCGCGATCGACCGGATGCTGGAGAGGGGTCAGGTCCACAGTGGCGATCTGGCACTGATCATCGGATTCGGCGCCGGGCTGGTCTTCGCCGGCCAGGTCGTCGTCCTCCCCTGA
- the aceE gene encoding pyruvate dehydrogenase (acetyl-transferring), homodimeric type, with protein MIPREEPGPVLNGLPTTLPDTDPEETQEWLESLDKMVEADGENRARVVLLKLLEHARSHGKLDVAALTSTDYINTISAADEAPYPGDEAMERGIRRMLRWNAAMTVQRAQRPGIGVGGHISTYASAVTLYEVGMNHFWRGPDAPGGGDQIFYQGHASPGMYARAFLEGRLSATELDGFRQEKSAAPNGLPSYPHPRMLPNFWQFPTVSMGIGPMNAVYQAAFNKYLTNRGVKDCSDQHVWAFLGDGEMDEPESRGFLQEAANEELDNLTFVINCNLQRLDGPVRGNGKIVQELESTFRGAGWNVIKVVWGSGWDPLLAADSDGALVDLMNNTRDGDYQTFKANDGGYVRREFFGRDPRTLAMVEDWTDDQIWALRRGGHDYRKMYTAYKAATETKGAPTVVLACTIKGYDLGSHFAGRNATHQMKKMTVDDLKAFRDRLDIPVTDAELEANPYQAPYYNPGPDDERIQYLLERRRALGGFTPERRRAHKPLPKPSAKAFDGVKRGSGKQEVATTMAFVRLLKDLMRDKDFAPHVVPIIPDEARTFGMDSFFPTIKIYNPHGQNYTPVDHELMLSYREAKNGQILHTGINEAGSVAAFTAAGTAYATHGVPMVPIYIFYSMFGFQRTGDGFWAAGDQMAKGFVLGGTAGRTTLTGEGTQHMDGHSPVLAATNPAVVSYDPAYSYEISHIVEAGLDRMYGPADEDVMFYLTVYNEPIVQPKEPEGVDAEGIVKGMYLLAPGSFDGVNQDARRAQILASGVAVPWALEAQELLKRDFGVVADVWSVTSWNELRRDAMDADEQAFLHPEQGHRTPYVTARLADAPGPVVAVSDYMRQVPDQIAQWVPGDYASLGADGFGFSDTRPAARRFFHIDGPSIAVRTLQQLAENGEVPEDWPLRAAQQYDLLNVNAGSSGNAGGES; from the coding sequence GTGATCCCACGCGAAGAACCCGGCCCCGTCCTGAACGGACTCCCGACCACCCTTCCCGACACCGATCCTGAGGAGACCCAGGAGTGGCTCGAATCCCTCGACAAGATGGTCGAGGCGGACGGGGAGAACCGGGCCCGTGTGGTGCTGCTGAAGCTGCTCGAGCACGCCCGCAGTCACGGCAAGCTCGACGTCGCCGCCCTCACCTCCACCGACTACATCAACACCATCTCGGCCGCCGATGAGGCGCCCTACCCCGGTGACGAGGCGATGGAGCGCGGGATCCGCCGGATGCTGCGCTGGAACGCCGCGATGACCGTCCAGCGCGCCCAGCGTCCCGGCATCGGCGTCGGTGGCCACATCTCCACCTACGCCTCGGCCGTCACCCTCTACGAGGTGGGCATGAACCACTTCTGGCGCGGCCCCGACGCCCCCGGCGGCGGCGACCAGATCTTCTACCAGGGCCACGCCTCCCCGGGCATGTACGCCCGCGCCTTCCTGGAGGGACGCCTCTCGGCCACCGAGCTCGACGGCTTCCGCCAGGAGAAATCCGCGGCCCCCAATGGTCTGCCCTCCTACCCGCACCCCCGGATGCTGCCGAACTTCTGGCAGTTCCCGACGGTGTCGATGGGCATCGGGCCGATGAACGCCGTCTACCAGGCGGCCTTCAACAAGTACCTCACCAACCGCGGCGTCAAGGACTGCTCCGACCAGCACGTCTGGGCCTTCCTCGGCGACGGCGAGATGGACGAGCCCGAGTCGCGCGGCTTCCTCCAGGAGGCCGCGAACGAGGAGCTCGACAACCTCACCTTCGTCATCAACTGCAACCTGCAGCGACTCGACGGCCCGGTGCGCGGCAACGGCAAGATCGTCCAGGAGCTGGAGTCCACCTTCCGCGGCGCCGGCTGGAACGTCATCAAGGTGGTCTGGGGGTCTGGCTGGGATCCGCTGCTGGCCGCCGACTCCGACGGCGCCCTGGTCGACCTCATGAACAACACCCGTGACGGCGACTACCAGACCTTCAAGGCCAACGACGGCGGCTACGTGCGTCGCGAGTTCTTCGGACGCGACCCGCGCACCCTGGCGATGGTCGAGGACTGGACCGACGACCAGATCTGGGCGCTGCGCCGCGGCGGCCACGACTACCGCAAGATGTACACCGCCTACAAGGCCGCCACCGAGACCAAGGGCGCACCCACAGTCGTCCTGGCCTGCACCATCAAGGGCTACGACCTGGGCTCGCACTTCGCCGGGCGCAACGCCACCCACCAGATGAAGAAGATGACGGTCGACGACCTCAAGGCCTTCCGCGACCGGCTCGACATCCCGGTCACCGACGCCGAGCTGGAGGCCAACCCCTACCAGGCCCCCTACTACAACCCGGGCCCCGACGACGAGCGGATCCAGTACCTGCTGGAGCGCCGCCGGGCCCTGGGCGGCTTCACCCCCGAGCGCCGCAGGGCCCACAAGCCCCTGCCGAAGCCCTCGGCCAAGGCCTTCGACGGCGTCAAGCGCGGATCGGGCAAGCAGGAGGTGGCCACCACGATGGCCTTCGTCCGGCTGCTCAAGGACCTCATGCGCGACAAGGACTTCGCCCCCCATGTCGTGCCGATCATCCCCGACGAGGCCCGAACCTTCGGGATGGACTCCTTCTTCCCGACCATCAAGATCTACAACCCGCACGGCCAGAACTACACCCCGGTCGATCACGAGCTGATGTTGAGCTACCGCGAGGCGAAGAACGGGCAGATCCTGCACACCGGCATCAACGAGGCCGGATCGGTGGCGGCCTTCACCGCCGCCGGGACCGCCTACGCCACCCACGGCGTGCCGATGGTGCCGATCTACATCTTCTACTCGATGTTCGGATTCCAGCGCACCGGTGACGGCTTCTGGGCCGCCGGCGACCAGATGGCCAAGGGATTCGTCCTCGGCGGCACCGCCGGGCGCACCACCCTGACCGGTGAGGGCACCCAGCACATGGACGGCCACTCGCCGGTGCTCGCGGCCACCAACCCGGCGGTGGTGAGCTACGACCCGGCCTACTCCTACGAGATCTCGCACATCGTCGAGGCCGGACTGGACCGCATGTACGGGCCCGCCGATGAGGACGTGATGTTCTACCTCACCGTCTACAACGAGCCGATCGTCCAGCCCAAGGAGCCCGAGGGGGTTGACGCCGAGGGCATCGTCAAGGGCATGTACCTGCTGGCTCCCGGCTCCTTCGACGGCGTCAACCAGGACGCCCGCCGCGCCCAGATCCTCGCCTCCGGGGTCGCGGTGCCGTGGGCCCTGGAGGCCCAGGAACTTCTCAAGCGGGACTTCGGCGTGGTGGCGGACGTGTGGAGCGTCACCTCCTGGAACGAGCTGCGCCGCGACGCCATGGACGCCGACGAGCAGGCCTTCCTGCACCCCGAGCAGGGCCATCGCACGCCGTATGTGACGGCGCGGCTGGCCGACGCCCCCGGCCCGGTCGTCGCAGTGAGCGACTACATGCGCCAGGTGCCCGACCAGATCGCCCAGTGGGTGCCCGGGGACTACGCGTCCCTGGGGGCCGACGGGTTCGGCTTCTCCGACACCCGCCCGGCCGCCCGCCGCTTCTTCCACATCGACGGCCCGTCGATCGCAGTGCGCACCCTCCAGCAGCTCGCCGAGAACGGCGAGGTGCCCGAGGACTGGCCGCTGCGCGCCGCCCAGCAGTACGACCTGCTCAACGTCAACGCCGGGTCCTCCGGCAACGCCGGCGGGGAGTCCTGA
- a CDS encoding GatB/YqeY domain-containing protein, protein MGAVKTQLKSDLVAAMKAHDEVAKSTIRMALSAIQSAEVAGDEARELTDAEETDVLAKQVSSRRDSAAAYHDGGREELAADEEAEIVVLEKYLPAQLSVEEVKAIVDEEVAAAAGDQKPSMKLMGPVMKAVQARTKGRFDGKEASQIVRAALS, encoded by the coding sequence ATGGGAGCCGTCAAGACACAACTGAAATCCGATCTCGTCGCCGCCATGAAGGCCCACGACGAGGTGGCGAAATCCACCATCCGGATGGCCCTGTCGGCCATCCAGTCCGCCGAGGTCGCCGGCGACGAGGCCCGCGAGCTGACCGACGCCGAGGAGACCGACGTCCTGGCCAAGCAGGTGAGCTCCCGCCGCGACTCCGCAGCCGCCTACCACGACGGCGGCCGTGAGGAGCTGGCCGCCGACGAGGAGGCCGAGATCGTCGTCCTCGAGAAGTACCTGCCCGCCCAGCTGAGCGTCGAGGAGGTCAAGGCCATCGTCGACGAGGAGGTCGCCGCGGCCGCCGGCGACCAGAAGCCGTCCATGAAGCTCATGGGCCCGGTGATGAAGGCCGTCCAGGCCCGCACCAAGGGCCGCTTCGACGGCAAGGAAGCCTCGCAGATCGTGCGGGCCGCACTGAGTTGA
- a CDS encoding acyl carrier protein: protein MADNAQILSDIADIVNDITGVDQAEVTAEKSFTDDLDVDSLSMVEIVYACEEKFGVEIPDEKSKDLKTVQDAIDFVSANQA, encoded by the coding sequence ATGGCTGACAACGCGCAGATCCTCTCCGACATCGCCGACATCGTCAACGACATCACCGGCGTCGACCAGGCCGAGGTGACCGCCGAGAAGTCCTTCACCGACGACCTGGACGTCGATTCCCTGTCGATGGTCGAGATCGTCTACGCCTGCGAGGAGAAGTTCGGCGTGGAGATCCCCGATGAGAAGTCCAAGGACCTCAAGACCGTCCAGGACGCCATCGACTTCGTCTCCGCCAACCAGGCCTGA
- a CDS encoding DUF3052 domain-containing protein, with protein MPGDKDMTRSRGFVDSATDFDKLGLRSGQVVQELGWDDDVDEDLRQQVMDAIEGDLIEDALGGVDVVWLWWRSDDGDVADGLVDAMRDLDKDGIIYLVTPKVGRPDTVDTSDLSEGVETAGMVLTSTFNVSGDWQAHKVVRPKGSPR; from the coding sequence ATGCCGGGTGACAAGGACATGACAAGGAGCAGGGGATTCGTGGACAGCGCGACTGATTTCGACAAGCTCGGACTGAGATCCGGGCAGGTCGTCCAGGAGCTCGGATGGGACGACGACGTCGACGAGGACCTGCGCCAGCAGGTGATGGACGCCATCGAGGGAGATCTCATCGAGGACGCCCTCGGCGGCGTCGACGTCGTCTGGTTGTGGTGGCGCTCCGATGACGGGGACGTCGCCGACGGCTTGGTCGACGCGATGCGCGACCTGGACAAGGACGGCATCATCTACCTGGTGACCCCGAAGGTCGGGCGCCCCGACACCGTCGACACCTCCGACCTGTCGGAGGGCGTGGAGACCGCCGGGATGGTGCTCACCTCGACCTTCAACGTCTCCGGGGACTGGCAGGCCCACAAGGTGGTCCGGCCCAAGGGGAGCCCGCGCTGA
- the mgrA gene encoding L-glyceraldehyde 3-phosphate reductase: MAVSTYLAASDRYDTMNYRRCGRSGLMLPEVSLGLWQNFGDLHPGGTQRAVLRRAFDRGVTHFDLANNYGPPYGQAELNFGRIFAADFRPYRDELIISSKAGYDMWPGPYGQGGGSRKYLIASCDQSLKRMGLDYVDIFYSHRFDPDTPLEETMGALDRIVRSGRALYAGISSYDPEQTAKATAIARDLGTPLLIHQPRYNMFDRWIEDGLVDTCEQEGLGIICFSPLAQGLLTSKYLHGIPESSRAGMGSRSLKPDQIDPSTLATVTALTEIAKERDQTLAQMALSWNLRDERVTSVLVGASSVSQIDSDIDALGASPFTEEELVRIETVLAERR, from the coding sequence ATGGCTGTCAGCACCTATCTCGCCGCCTCGGACCGCTACGACACGATGAACTACCGGCGCTGCGGGCGCTCGGGGCTCATGCTGCCCGAGGTGTCACTGGGGCTGTGGCAGAACTTCGGCGACCTGCACCCGGGCGGGACCCAGCGCGCGGTGCTGAGGCGGGCCTTCGACCGCGGCGTCACCCACTTCGACCTCGCCAACAACTACGGCCCGCCTTACGGCCAGGCCGAACTCAACTTCGGACGGATCTTCGCCGCCGACTTCCGCCCCTACCGCGATGAGCTCATCATCTCCTCGAAGGCCGGCTATGACATGTGGCCCGGCCCCTACGGCCAGGGCGGCGGATCGAGGAAGTACCTCATCGCCTCCTGCGACCAGTCGCTGAAGCGGATGGGCCTGGACTACGTCGACATCTTCTACTCCCACCGCTTCGACCCCGACACTCCGCTCGAGGAGACGATGGGGGCCCTGGACCGCATCGTGCGGTCCGGGCGTGCGCTCTACGCCGGGATCTCCTCCTACGACCCCGAGCAGACCGCGAAGGCCACCGCGATCGCCCGGGATCTCGGCACCCCGCTGCTCATCCACCAGCCCCGCTACAACATGTTCGACCGCTGGATCGAGGACGGCCTGGTCGACACCTGCGAACAGGAGGGGCTCGGCATCATCTGCTTCTCCCCGCTCGCCCAGGGCCTGCTCACCAGCAAGTACCTCCACGGCATCCCCGAGAGCTCCCGGGCCGGGATGGGATCGCGCTCCCTCAAGCCCGACCAGATCGACCCCTCGACCCTGGCCACCGTCACCGCCCTCACCGAGATCGCCAAGGAGCGCGACCAGACCCTGGCGCAGATGGCGCTGTCGTGGAACCTGCGCGACGAGAGGGTCACCAGCGTGCTGGTCGGCGCCTCCTCGGTCTCCCAGATCGACTCCGACATCGACGCCCTGGGCGCCTCCCCGTTCACCGAGGAGGAGCTCGTGCGCATCGAGACTGTTCTGGCCGAGCGCCGCTGA
- a CDS encoding beta-ketoacyl-[acyl-carrier-protein] synthase family protein: MSDVVITGFGATTPLGADAPSTWEGLVAGRNGVHTLTADWAADVPVHFAASVVDEPTNHIARPQARRMDRSSQLAIVAAREAWGDAGLALPRDEDGEPVDNGIDPERLVVCCATGIGGLHSLLGQWDIQKDRGFRRVSPFTIPMLMANAPAANIGLMVNAKAGVHTPVSACASSSEAISLGLDQIRLGRADIAVVGGTEAVIHPLPLAAFAQMQALSKRNDDPEHASRPWDTGRDGFVLGEGAAVMIIETIEHAKARGAKIYGTLAGAGISADSHDIVQPDPTGAGQASAMRKALASADLAPRDIVHVNAHATSTPQGDEAEAHSIRSTLGDAADDALVTGTKSMTGHLLGGAGALESYASVMALLERKVPGTINIENLEPDLPVNIAQKTTELPEGDLAALNNSFGFGGHNVTLAFTNANATR; encoded by the coding sequence ATGAGTGACGTCGTCATCACCGGTTTCGGCGCGACCACCCCGCTGGGGGCCGACGCCCCGAGCACCTGGGAGGGCCTGGTGGCCGGGCGCAACGGCGTCCACACCCTGACGGCCGACTGGGCGGCCGATGTGCCGGTGCACTTCGCGGCCTCCGTGGTCGACGAGCCCACCAACCACATCGCCCGGCCCCAGGCCCGCAGGATGGACCGCAGCTCGCAGCTGGCCATCGTCGCGGCCCGCGAGGCATGGGGCGACGCCGGCCTGGCGCTGCCCCGCGACGAGGACGGCGAGCCGGTCGACAACGGCATCGACCCCGAACGACTGGTGGTGTGCTGCGCCACCGGCATCGGCGGCCTTCACTCCCTGCTGGGTCAGTGGGACATCCAGAAGGACCGCGGCTTCCGCCGCGTGAGCCCCTTCACCATCCCGATGCTGATGGCCAACGCCCCGGCCGCCAACATCGGCCTCATGGTCAACGCCAAGGCAGGGGTGCACACCCCTGTGTCGGCGTGCGCCTCCTCCTCGGAGGCCATCTCCCTGGGACTGGACCAGATCCGACTGGGACGGGCCGACATCGCGGTGGTGGGCGGCACCGAGGCGGTCATCCACCCGCTGCCGCTGGCGGCCTTCGCCCAGATGCAGGCCCTCTCCAAGCGCAACGACGATCCCGAGCACGCCTCGCGTCCCTGGGACACCGGGCGCGACGGCTTCGTGCTGGGCGAGGGCGCGGCGGTGATGATCATCGAGACCATCGAGCACGCCAAGGCCCGCGGAGCGAAGATCTACGGGACCCTCGCCGGGGCCGGCATCTCCGCCGACTCCCACGACATCGTCCAGCCTGACCCGACCGGTGCCGGCCAGGCCTCGGCGATGCGCAAGGCGCTGGCCTCGGCCGATCTGGCCCCCCGCGACATCGTCCACGTCAACGCCCACGCCACCTCGACCCCGCAGGGCGACGAGGCCGAGGCCCACTCGATCCGCTCCACCCTGGGCGACGCGGCCGACGACGCCCTGGTGACCGGCACCAAGTCGATGACCGGCCACCTGCTCGGCGGCGCCGGGGCCCTGGAGTCCTACGCCTCGGTGATGGCGCTGCTGGAGCGCAAGGTGCCCGGCACCATCAACATCGAGAACCTCGAGCCGGACCTGCCGGTCAACATCGCCCAGAAGACGACGGAGCTGCCGGAAGGTGACCTGGCGGCCCTCAACAACTCCTTCGGGTTCGGCGGCCACAACGTGACCCTGGCGTTCACCAACGCCAACGCCACGCGCTGA
- a CDS encoding NifB/NifX family molybdenum-iron cluster-binding protein translates to MNLMIPVRPDGSVEPRFGKAPMVAVAGVDEAGTITSWQTYQVNWDALHDAGTEGSHHARIVTFLRDHEVAAVVATHVGPGMQRTLNSMGLPMLLATHPDARASVEAAVAAAGEH, encoded by the coding sequence ATGAACCTCATGATCCCGGTGCGCCCGGACGGCTCGGTGGAACCACGCTTCGGGAAGGCGCCGATGGTCGCAGTCGCCGGCGTCGACGAGGCCGGCACGATCACCTCCTGGCAGACCTACCAGGTGAACTGGGACGCCCTCCACGATGCCGGCACCGAGGGCTCCCACCACGCCCGCATCGTCACCTTCCTACGCGACCACGAGGTCGCCGCGGTCGTCGCCACCCACGTCGGCCCCGGAATGCAGCGCACCCTGAACTCCATGGGCCTGCCCATGCTGCTCGCCACCCACCCCGACGCGCGGGCCTCCGTGGAGGCCGCCGTCGCCGCGGCGGGAGAGCACTGA
- a CDS encoding PucR family transcriptional regulator, whose product MAKRLAARTSAMTTATLAQMAERHSWFRELSADDRSWISIVARNGIDGFVRWFADDEAEPYSPTDVFDVAPRSMTRKISLHQTVDLVRTTIEVVEEQITEKMPRGDRSVLSNAIVHYSREVAFAAAEVYARAAEQRGTWDERLESLVVDAIVRDDVDDEQLASRASTLGWKPGSSLCVVVGSEGGPRAPHGLRRAGEHAHLSVLAAVQSDRMVAVVSGALADDASAMSAVEPLAEHFGDGPVVVGPVVADLTGAPDSARAALSAARAAVAWPEGPRLIASADVIPERVLAGDRQAIDWLVTEVFTPLNEATGDLMDTAVSFLDHGGSVEGTGRAMYIHPNTVRYRLKKIQDVTGYSPSDPREAYLLRLAVTLGRLRG is encoded by the coding sequence ATGGCCAAGCGGCTGGCGGCCCGCACCTCGGCGATGACGACGGCCACCCTGGCGCAGATGGCCGAGCGCCACTCGTGGTTCCGGGAGCTGTCGGCCGACGACCGGTCGTGGATCTCGATCGTGGCGCGCAACGGTATCGACGGGTTCGTCCGGTGGTTCGCCGATGACGAGGCGGAGCCCTACTCCCCCACCGACGTCTTCGACGTGGCGCCGCGGTCGATGACCCGCAAGATCTCACTGCACCAGACGGTGGATCTGGTGCGCACCACCATCGAGGTGGTCGAGGAGCAGATCACCGAGAAGATGCCGCGCGGGGACCGCTCGGTGCTGTCCAACGCGATCGTCCACTACTCCCGGGAGGTGGCCTTCGCCGCCGCCGAGGTGTACGCCCGGGCGGCCGAGCAGCGCGGCACCTGGGACGAGCGGCTCGAGTCCCTGGTGGTCGACGCCATCGTGCGCGACGACGTCGACGACGAGCAGCTCGCCTCCCGGGCCTCGACCCTGGGCTGGAAGCCCGGTTCCAGCCTGTGCGTGGTGGTGGGCAGCGAGGGCGGGCCGCGGGCCCCTCACGGACTGCGGCGGGCCGGGGAGCACGCCCACCTGTCGGTGCTCGCGGCGGTGCAGAGCGACCGCATGGTGGCGGTGGTCTCCGGCGCCCTGGCCGACGACGCCTCAGCCATGAGCGCCGTGGAACCCCTGGCCGAGCACTTCGGGGACGGCCCGGTGGTGGTGGGTCCGGTGGTGGCCGATCTCACCGGCGCCCCCGATTCCGCGCGGGCCGCCCTGTCGGCGGCGCGGGCGGCGGTGGCCTGGCCCGAGGGGCCGCGGCTCATCGCCTCGGCCGACGTCATTCCCGAGCGGGTCCTGGCCGGCGACCGGCAGGCCATCGACTGGCTCGTCACCGAGGTCTTCACACCGCTCAATGAGGCCACCGGTGATCTCATGGACACCGCCGTGTCCTTCCTGGACCACGGCGGCTCGGTGGAGGGCACCGGGCGGGCCATGTACATCCACCCGAACACCGTGCGATACCGCCTCAAGAAGATCCAGGACGTCACCGGCTACTCCCCCTCCGACCCGCGGGAGGCCTACCTGCTGAGGCTGGCCGTGACCCTGGGCAGGCTGCGGGGCTGA
- a CDS encoding 2-dehydropantoate 2-reductase — protein sequence MRIAVIGAGAIGGFYGAALSSAGQDVSFIARGATLEALRTHGLRIIGEQTLTLEAPATDDAATIGPVDVVLICTKTFQVADAAHTYLPALMGPDTLVVTTQNGVQAPFVLEKIIGREHVAPGVCRVWSKIAEPGVIDLMGGPKSLVAGTWDDAVTPVLSAFRTALRDAGIATTDTTNIWTELWTKVIHVVPQGAVGALLDAPLGQLLERHLPLYRRAMTETADVARAHGAHLPDDVVETTLGFVAGQDPTSTTSFQRDITAGLPSEFAAQVGAIPALGDEVGVDTPVNDVIAEVLRLAEERHRRA from the coding sequence ATGCGCATCGCGGTGATCGGCGCCGGGGCCATCGGCGGCTTCTACGGCGCCGCCCTGTCTTCGGCCGGCCAGGACGTCTCCTTCATCGCCCGGGGCGCCACCCTCGAGGCCCTGCGCACCCATGGCCTGCGCATCATCGGCGAGCAGACCCTGACCCTGGAGGCGCCGGCCACCGACGACGCCGCGACGATCGGCCCGGTCGACGTCGTGCTGATCTGCACCAAGACCTTCCAGGTCGCCGACGCCGCGCACACCTATCTACCGGCGCTGATGGGCCCCGACACCCTGGTCGTCACCACCCAGAACGGCGTTCAGGCCCCCTTCGTCCTCGAGAAGATCATCGGCCGCGAGCATGTGGCCCCCGGCGTGTGCCGGGTGTGGTCCAAGATCGCCGAGCCCGGCGTCATCGACCTCATGGGAGGCCCCAAGAGCCTCGTCGCCGGCACCTGGGACGACGCTGTCACCCCTGTGCTGTCCGCCTTCCGGACGGCACTGCGCGACGCCGGCATCGCCACCACCGACACCACCAACATCTGGACCGAACTGTGGACCAAGGTGATCCACGTCGTCCCCCAGGGAGCCGTCGGGGCGCTCCTGGACGCACCCCTCGGGCAACTGCTCGAGCGCCACCTGCCGCTCTACCGGCGCGCCATGACCGAGACCGCCGACGTCGCCCGCGCCCACGGCGCCCACCTGCCCGACGACGTCGTGGAGACCACCCTGGGCTTCGTCGCCGGCCAGGACCCGACGTCGACCACCTCCTTCCAGCGCGACATCACCGCAGGGCTCCCCTCCGAGTTCGCCGCCCAGGTGGGTGCGATCCCCGCCCTGGGAGACGAGGTGGGCGTCGACACCCCGGTCAACGACGTCATCGCCGAGGTGCTCAGACTGGCCGAGGAGCGTCACCGCCGCGCCTGA